A region of Rhabdothermincola sediminis DNA encodes the following proteins:
- a CDS encoding DedA family protein — protein sequence MLVVSTLILGLGVDPQRLLHAVGLIGLLLAVFAESGMMVGFFLPGDSLLFAAGLLTYRGDLAAGQVWLVTVGCVVAAVVGDQVGYGVGRKLGPRLADRERSRFPKDEHLAKAQAFFDHHGPKAIALSRFVPIVRTFCPVVAGVSRMDHRVFTRWNVIGGVVWAVGLIQLGYWLGRIAPGIGDRMELVVVAIVVFSLIPIGVELIRSHPERISSPTGKPGR from the coding sequence GTGCTCGTTGTCTCCACGTTGATCCTCGGTCTCGGCGTCGACCCTCAGCGCCTCCTGCACGCCGTCGGGCTGATCGGCCTGCTGCTCGCGGTGTTCGCCGAGTCCGGCATGATGGTGGGCTTCTTCCTCCCCGGCGACTCGCTGTTGTTCGCCGCCGGCCTGCTCACCTATCGGGGTGACCTGGCAGCCGGTCAGGTGTGGCTGGTGACGGTGGGCTGCGTCGTCGCGGCGGTGGTGGGCGACCAGGTGGGCTACGGGGTCGGGCGCAAGCTCGGTCCCAGACTCGCGGACCGGGAGCGCTCGCGGTTCCCCAAGGACGAGCACCTCGCGAAGGCGCAGGCGTTCTTCGACCACCACGGCCCGAAGGCGATCGCGCTCTCGAGGTTCGTGCCGATCGTGCGCACGTTCTGCCCCGTCGTGGCCGGGGTGAGCCGCATGGACCACCGGGTCTTCACCCGGTGGAACGTGATCGGTGGGGTGGTGTGGGCGGTCGGGCTGATCCAGCTCGGGTACTGGCTGGGACGGATCGCCCCAGGAATCGGCGACCGCATGGAGCTGGTGGTCGTGGCGATCGTGGTCTTCTCGCTCATCCCCATCGGGGTGGAGCTGATCCGCTCGCACCCGGAGCGGATCAGCTCACCTACGGGAAAACCTGGCCGATGA
- a CDS encoding succinate dehydrogenase/fumarate reductase iron-sulfur subunit — translation MKLTLKVWRQDGPRAEGRFETYEADDVKEEMSFLEMLDVVNERLIESGREPITFDSDCREGICGTCGVMINGQAHGPMRGTATCQLHMRSFRDGDEIVIEPWRAAAFPVIKDLMVDRSAFDAIVAAGGFITANTGAAPDGNQIPVPKPAADTAMDAAACIGCGACVAACPNGAAQLFTSAKLAHLNLLPQGQAERWQRTEDMVETMEQYFGSCTNYGECQEACPKEIPIDFIALMNRDYLKAKLKNRKLIGQVFP, via the coding sequence ATGAAGCTCACGCTCAAGGTGTGGCGCCAGGACGGCCCCCGGGCCGAGGGCCGCTTCGAGACCTACGAGGCCGACGACGTGAAGGAGGAGATGTCGTTCCTCGAGATGCTCGACGTGGTGAACGAGCGGCTGATCGAGTCCGGTCGCGAGCCGATCACCTTCGACAGCGACTGCCGGGAAGGGATCTGCGGGACCTGTGGAGTGATGATCAACGGCCAGGCTCACGGCCCGATGCGCGGCACGGCCACCTGCCAGCTCCACATGCGCAGCTTCCGCGACGGGGATGAGATCGTGATCGAGCCCTGGCGAGCCGCGGCCTTCCCGGTCATCAAGGACCTGATGGTCGACCGGTCCGCTTTCGACGCCATTGTCGCCGCGGGCGGGTTCATCACGGCGAACACGGGTGCGGCTCCCGACGGCAACCAGATCCCGGTGCCCAAGCCGGCAGCCGACACGGCCATGGACGCCGCTGCCTGCATCGGTTGCGGGGCGTGCGTCGCCGCCTGCCCCAACGGAGCAGCACAGTTGTTCACCTCCGCCAAGTTGGCCCACCTCAACCTGCTCCCCCAGGGTCAAGCGGAGCGGTGGCAGCGCACCGAGGACATGGTCGAAACCATGGAGCAGTACTTCGGTTCCTGTACGAACTACGGCGAATGCCAGGAAGCCTGCCCGAAGGAGATCCCCATCGACTTCATCGCCTTGATGAACCGCGACTACCTCAAGGCGAAGCTGAAGAACCGCAAGCTCATCGGCCAGGTTTTCCCGTAG